In one Drosophila pseudoobscura strain MV-25-SWS-2005 chromosome X, UCI_Dpse_MV25, whole genome shotgun sequence genomic region, the following are encoded:
- the frm gene encoding nascent polypeptide-associated complex subunit alpha, muscle-specific form isoform X1, which yields MARAVCCMVVACIFLVQCVYSAKFDAENRRLILDINDQKTTNQQYYSSNFDTNAYRYGYDVGKTGNFHHETRGPDGVTYGCYGLIDPYHLLRATHYVADAHGYRTVEPEKPVETFPPHLYNETDGGPSAPGILLQWHELYFPIGCGKFANGAQSGVPYFVENDYKKKEGSKDAIPSFSVNIPVLKGSDQKSLPIHKPTGPLVPQGTGLFGTDKGHTHREYPGDQAPSFHSVNTLLPGSNNDGQYKPDSNPYNHVVGSNGGNGGNGGNGGSGSGGGNGGNGGFGGFGPNGPGGPGGPNGPNGPKGPFGPPGPPGPLGPVGAGGGASGKPVYKDGDRTGLGSGQYNANGDATGPGSGSGFGSGDRYSTGNGNGVGAGDRYSTGNGNGVGAGDRYSTGSGAAVGTGVGAGSGYRPGDEGTYTSTYTHTDTGFPGAIGYVSGNGKYRGEDGRYKGINDGKYYHDDSGKYVHVEGPTGPPAPPYVHIVGPEGGYGGEGGNGGNGDGGGVGPNGPNGPGGPKGPGGPKGPPGPNGPPGPPGPPGPPGPNGPTRPGPKGPFGPPGPPGPQGPTRPGPYGPPGPPGPTRPGPPGPPGPQRPGPPGPPGPTRPGPPGPDRPGPPGPDRPGPPGPPPPNGNRVPPTDPRHSDKETPGYLPPDQPGKISLPPPPSYSQTIKIEPPPKSPVINFKPNYEQNNDYVQKKPSTSTTTAKPPLTYIPPSIPQPKKPQPPPPSQHHVPVPVPNVPVPVPPFQTTTTIVQPKVPAIIIEKDNKPPVTIGNIDIHTVPQRPHNVVPHTPPAPPTPAVVTRYETTPRTTPRPTVYQPSTPRPFEKVSSPPIQYHTPQVPQQPPPYRQPVPQTPTVTTPRPQQSYVVEPKVTPRPSPPLHVPAYPNSGDTCVCNDKTHHSSKTTQSTTSTHSHTSNNYPQNPASVDFNKQFSGFNGQANFGSIINAMSLTQLPVIPQAPGQPAFYPPDKIPKGAVIALMPVVILPQEYYSNCDENSIYTSDKQQNSIVDPFPLGVQPAAIPNAFSLHSVFTGGAPKDQCMCPCSCTQNLPSRLHKKRETSEKEATEAKAEAEAEAEVKAAASEEAKVEIPVVPAASEEVKVEAKPIPAATEEAQEVLPVPAASEEIQVEVKPAAAASEEPKVEVKPVAAASEEVKVEIKPVSATAEEPKPAASEEAKVLADPLPVVKVKETSDDKIKVETTN from the exons ATGGCGCGTGCAGTTTGTTGCATg GTCGTCGCTTGCATCTTCTTGGTGCAATGCGTTTACTCTGCCAAATTCGATGCAGAGAATCGTCGTCTTATACTCGATATAAACGATCAAAAGACAACGAATCAACAATATTATTCCTCTAACTTTGACACAA ACGCCTATCGTTATGGCTATGATGTGGGAAAGACAGGGAACTTCCATCACGAGACCCGTGGACCCGATGGCGTCACCTATGGCTGCTACGGCCTGATCGATCCCTACCATCTGCTCCGTGCCACACACTATGTGGCCGACGCCCATGGCTATAGGACAGTAGAGCCGGAGAAGCCCGTCGAGACCTTCCCCCCACATCTGTACAATGAGACGGATGGTGGTCCCTCGGCGCCAGGAATTCTGCTGCAGTGGCACGAACTCTACTTCCCCATTGGATGCGGCAAGTTTGCCAACGGCGCCCAGTCGGGTGTGCCCTACTTTGTGGAGAATGAT TATAAGAAAAAGGAGGGTAGCAAGGATGCCATACCCTCGTTCTCGGTGAACATTCCGGTACTGAAGGGCTCCGACCAGAAGAGTCTGCCCATCCACAAGCCAACGGGTCCGCTGGTGCCCCAGGGCACAGGGCTCTTCGGCACCGACAAGGGACACACGCATCGCGAGTATCCTGGGGATCAGGCGCCGTCCTTCCACTCTGTGAACACCCTGCTTCCGGGCAGCAACA ATGATGGCCAATACAAGCCGGATAGCAATCCTTATAACCATGTGGTTGGCTCCAACGGAGGCAACGGCGGCAATGGCGGCAATGGCGGCAGCGGCTCAGGAGGCGGCAATGGCGGCAATGGAGGATTCGGTGGCTTTGGACCCAACGGTCCTGGCGGTCCTGGCGGTCCAAACGGACCCAATGGACCCAAGGGGCCGTTTGGTCCCCCTGGACCCCCAGGACCCTTGGGCCCTGTCGGCGCGGGAGGCGGAGCCTCAGGAAAACCGGTATACAAGGATGGAGATCGCACAGGCCTCGGATCGGGTCAATATAATGCCAATGGCGACGCTACTGGTCCCGGCAGCGGCTCCGGTTTCGGCTCTGGCGATCGCTATAgcactggcaatggcaacggcgtCGGTGCTGGCGATCGCTATAgcactggcaatggcaacggcgtCGGTGCTGGCGATCGCTATAGCACGGGCAGTGGTGCTGCAGTCGGTACTGGAGTCGGTGCTGGCAGTGGCTATCGTCCTGGCGATGAGGGTACCTACACGAGCACCTACACGCACACCGATACCGGTTTTCCTGGGGCCATTGGATACGTATCAG GCAACGGTAAATATAGAGGTGAAGATGGACGTTACAAAG GTATTAATGATGGCAAATATTATCACGATGATTCGGGCAAATATGTTCACGTTGAAGGCCCCACCGGTCCGCCAGCACCTCCGTATGTCCACATTGTTGGACCCGAGGGCGGCTACGGCGGCGAGGGCGGCAACGGCGGCAATGGCGACGGCGGCGGTGTAGGACCCAACGGTCCCAACGGCCCTGGAGGACCCAAGGGACCTGGAG GCCCGAAAGGACCACCCGGCCCCAACGGACCACCCGGCCCACCTGGACCACCAG GACCTCCCGGACCCAATGGACCTACTAGACCCGGACCTAAAG GACCCTTTGGACCTCCCGGCCCACCCGGACCTCAGGGGCCAACCAGGCCAGGACCATATGGACCTCCCGGCCCACCCGGCCCCACTCGTCCAGGACCACCAGGGCCACCGG GACCCCAACGCCCAGGACCTCCCGGCCCACCCGGACCCACTCGCCCTGGCCCACCCGGACCCGACCGCCCGGGACCACCCGGACCCGACCGCCCAGGACCACCGgggccaccaccaccaaacGGCAACCGTGTACCGCCCACCGATCCCAGGCATTCGGACAAGGAGACACCCGGATACCTGCCGCCAGATCAACCGGGTAAAATCTCGCTACCACCCCCACCATCCTACTCACAGACCATTAAGATCGAACCACCTCCGAAGTCACCCGTAATCAATTTCAAGCCCAATTACGAACAGAATAATGATTATGTGCAAAAGAAACCATCCACAAGCACAACCACAGCAAAGCCACCACTAACCTATATTCCTCCTTCTATCCCACAACCAAAAAAACctcaaccaccaccaccttcCCAACACCATGTTCCCGTTCCTGTTCCCAACGTTCCTGTTCCCGTTCCGCCATTCCAAACGACAACAACGATTGTACAGCCAAAGGTCCCGGCTATCATTATTGAGAAGGATAATAAGCCACCAGTAACAATCGGTAATATTGATATCCATACAGTACCACAGAGACCGCACAACGTTGTACCGCACACACCACCCGCACCGCCCACTCCAGCAGTGGTGACACGATACGAAACGACTCCACGAACGACTCCCAGACCCACTGTCTACCAGCCATCCACGCCCAGACCCTTCGAAAAGGTCTCCAGTCCACCCATACAATACCATACGCCACAGGTGCCCCAACAGCCACCGCCGTACAGACAACCCGTACCACAGACGCCGACGGTGACGACGCCACGACCACAACAGTCCTATGTTGTTGAACCAAAAGTAACGCCACGTCCCTCTCCACCATTGCATGTGCCTGCGTATCCGAACAGCGGCGACACCTGTGTCTGCAACGATAAGACGCACCACTCATCGAAAACCACTCAAAGCACCACAAGCACCCACTCCCACACTAGTAACAACTATCCCCAAAATCCTGCCTCTGTTGActttaacaaacaattttCCGGCTTCAATGGACAAGCGAACTTTGGCAGCATAATCAATGCCATGTCACTCACACAATTGCCCGTGATACCCCAAGCCCCGGGACAGCCGGCCTTCTATCCGCCGGATAAGATACCCAAGGGCGCCGTCATCGCTCTCATGCCGGTGGTGATCCTGCCACAGGAGTACTACTCGAATTGCGATGAGAATTCCATATACACAAGCGAcaagcagcagaacagcatTGTCGATCCCTTCCCGCTGGGCGTGCAGCCAGCGGCCATACCGAATGCCTTCAGCCTGCATTCGGTGTTCACAGGCGGCGCCCCCAAGGATCAGTGCATGTGTCCCTGTTCCTGCACTCAGAATTTGCCCAGCAGATTGCACAAGAAACGCGAGACGAGCGAAAAGGAGGCCACGGAGGCgaaggccgaggccgaggcggaggcggaggtcAAGGCTGCTGCCTCTGAGGAGGCAAAAGTAGAGATTCCAGTCGTTCCTGCTGCCTCTGAAGAGGTTAAGGTGGAGGCTAAGCCCATTCCTGCTGCCACTGAAGAGGCTCAAGAGGTTCTACCAGTACCAGCCGCCTCCGAAGAGATTCAAGTGGAGGTTAAGCCCGCTGCAGCAGCCTCTGAAGAACCCAAAGTAGAGGTAAAACCAGTTGCAGCCGCCTCTGAGGAGGTTAAAGTAGAGATTAAACCAGTGTCAGCCACCGCCGAAGAGCCAAAACCAGCTGCCTCTGAAGAAGCTAAGGTCCTGGCTGATCCACTGCCCGTGGTAAAGGTCAAGGAGACTAGCGACGACAAGATCAAGGTTGAGACTACGAACTAA
- the frm gene encoding nascent polypeptide-associated complex subunit alpha, muscle-specific form isoform X2, giving the protein MARAVCCMVVACIFLVQCVYSAKFDAENRRLILDINDQKTTNQQYYSSNFDTNAYRYGYDVGKTGNFHHETRGPDGVTYGCYGLIDPYHLLRATHYVADAHGYRTVEPEKPVETFPPHLYNETDGGPSAPGILLQWHELYFPIGCGKFANGAQSGVPYFVENDYKKKEGSKDAIPSFSVNIPVLKGSDQKSLPIHKPTGPLVPQGTGLFGTDKGHTHREYPGDQAPSFHSVNTLLPGSNNDGQYKPDSNPYNHVVGSNGGNGGNGGNGGSGSGGGNGGNGGFGGFGPNGPGGPGGPNGPNGPKGPFGPPGPPGPLGPVGAGGGASGKPVYKDGDRTGLGSGQYNANGDATGPGSGSGFGSGDRYSTGNGNGVGAGDRYSTGNGNGVGAGDRYSTGSGAAVGTGVGAGSGYRPGDEGTYTSTYTHTDTGFPGAIGYVSGNGPTGPPAPPYVHIVGPEGGYGGEGGNGGNGDGGGVGPNGPNGPGGPKGPGGPKGPPGPNGPPGPPGPPGPPGPNGPTRPGPKGPFGPPGPPGPQGPTRPGPYGPPGPPGPTRPGPPGPPGPQRPGPPGPPGPTRPGPPGPDRPGPPGPDRPGPPGPPPPNGNRVPPTDPRHSDKETPGYLPPDQPGKISLPPPPSYSQTIKIEPPPKSPVINFKPNYEQNNDYVQKKPSTSTTTAKPPLTYIPPSIPQPKKPQPPPPSQHHVPVPVPNVPVPVPPFQTTTTIVQPKVPAIIIEKDNKPPVTIGNIDIHTVPQRPHNVVPHTPPAPPTPAVVTRYETTPRTTPRPTVYQPSTPRPFEKVSSPPIQYHTPQVPQQPPPYRQPVPQTPTVTTPRPQQSYVVEPKVTPRPSPPLHVPAYPNSGDTCVCNDKTHHSSKTTQSTTSTHSHTSNNYPQNPASVDFNKQFSGFNGQANFGSIINAMSLTQLPVIPQAPGQPAFYPPDKIPKGAVIALMPVVILPQEYYSNCDENSIYTSDKQQNSIVDPFPLGVQPAAIPNAFSLHSVFTGGAPKDQCMCPCSCTQNLPSRLHKKRETSEKEATEAKAEAEAEAEVKAAASEEAKVEIPVVPAASEEVKVEAKPIPAATEEAQEVLPVPAASEEIQVEVKPAAAASEEPKVEVKPVAAASEEVKVEIKPVSATAEEPKPAASEEAKVLADPLPVVKVKETSDDKIKVETTN; this is encoded by the exons ATGGCGCGTGCAGTTTGTTGCATg GTCGTCGCTTGCATCTTCTTGGTGCAATGCGTTTACTCTGCCAAATTCGATGCAGAGAATCGTCGTCTTATACTCGATATAAACGATCAAAAGACAACGAATCAACAATATTATTCCTCTAACTTTGACACAA ACGCCTATCGTTATGGCTATGATGTGGGAAAGACAGGGAACTTCCATCACGAGACCCGTGGACCCGATGGCGTCACCTATGGCTGCTACGGCCTGATCGATCCCTACCATCTGCTCCGTGCCACACACTATGTGGCCGACGCCCATGGCTATAGGACAGTAGAGCCGGAGAAGCCCGTCGAGACCTTCCCCCCACATCTGTACAATGAGACGGATGGTGGTCCCTCGGCGCCAGGAATTCTGCTGCAGTGGCACGAACTCTACTTCCCCATTGGATGCGGCAAGTTTGCCAACGGCGCCCAGTCGGGTGTGCCCTACTTTGTGGAGAATGAT TATAAGAAAAAGGAGGGTAGCAAGGATGCCATACCCTCGTTCTCGGTGAACATTCCGGTACTGAAGGGCTCCGACCAGAAGAGTCTGCCCATCCACAAGCCAACGGGTCCGCTGGTGCCCCAGGGCACAGGGCTCTTCGGCACCGACAAGGGACACACGCATCGCGAGTATCCTGGGGATCAGGCGCCGTCCTTCCACTCTGTGAACACCCTGCTTCCGGGCAGCAACA ATGATGGCCAATACAAGCCGGATAGCAATCCTTATAACCATGTGGTTGGCTCCAACGGAGGCAACGGCGGCAATGGCGGCAATGGCGGCAGCGGCTCAGGAGGCGGCAATGGCGGCAATGGAGGATTCGGTGGCTTTGGACCCAACGGTCCTGGCGGTCCTGGCGGTCCAAACGGACCCAATGGACCCAAGGGGCCGTTTGGTCCCCCTGGACCCCCAGGACCCTTGGGCCCTGTCGGCGCGGGAGGCGGAGCCTCAGGAAAACCGGTATACAAGGATGGAGATCGCACAGGCCTCGGATCGGGTCAATATAATGCCAATGGCGACGCTACTGGTCCCGGCAGCGGCTCCGGTTTCGGCTCTGGCGATCGCTATAgcactggcaatggcaacggcgtCGGTGCTGGCGATCGCTATAgcactggcaatggcaacggcgtCGGTGCTGGCGATCGCTATAGCACGGGCAGTGGTGCTGCAGTCGGTACTGGAGTCGGTGCTGGCAGTGGCTATCGTCCTGGCGATGAGGGTACCTACACGAGCACCTACACGCACACCGATACCGGTTTTCCTGGGGCCATTGGATACGTATCAG GCAACG GCCCCACCGGTCCGCCAGCACCTCCGTATGTCCACATTGTTGGACCCGAGGGCGGCTACGGCGGCGAGGGCGGCAACGGCGGCAATGGCGACGGCGGCGGTGTAGGACCCAACGGTCCCAACGGCCCTGGAGGACCCAAGGGACCTGGAG GCCCGAAAGGACCACCCGGCCCCAACGGACCACCCGGCCCACCTGGACCACCAG GACCTCCCGGACCCAATGGACCTACTAGACCCGGACCTAAAG GACCCTTTGGACCTCCCGGCCCACCCGGACCTCAGGGGCCAACCAGGCCAGGACCATATGGACCTCCCGGCCCACCCGGCCCCACTCGTCCAGGACCACCAGGGCCACCGG GACCCCAACGCCCAGGACCTCCCGGCCCACCCGGACCCACTCGCCCTGGCCCACCCGGACCCGACCGCCCGGGACCACCCGGACCCGACCGCCCAGGACCACCGgggccaccaccaccaaacGGCAACCGTGTACCGCCCACCGATCCCAGGCATTCGGACAAGGAGACACCCGGATACCTGCCGCCAGATCAACCGGGTAAAATCTCGCTACCACCCCCACCATCCTACTCACAGACCATTAAGATCGAACCACCTCCGAAGTCACCCGTAATCAATTTCAAGCCCAATTACGAACAGAATAATGATTATGTGCAAAAGAAACCATCCACAAGCACAACCACAGCAAAGCCACCACTAACCTATATTCCTCCTTCTATCCCACAACCAAAAAAACctcaaccaccaccaccttcCCAACACCATGTTCCCGTTCCTGTTCCCAACGTTCCTGTTCCCGTTCCGCCATTCCAAACGACAACAACGATTGTACAGCCAAAGGTCCCGGCTATCATTATTGAGAAGGATAATAAGCCACCAGTAACAATCGGTAATATTGATATCCATACAGTACCACAGAGACCGCACAACGTTGTACCGCACACACCACCCGCACCGCCCACTCCAGCAGTGGTGACACGATACGAAACGACTCCACGAACGACTCCCAGACCCACTGTCTACCAGCCATCCACGCCCAGACCCTTCGAAAAGGTCTCCAGTCCACCCATACAATACCATACGCCACAGGTGCCCCAACAGCCACCGCCGTACAGACAACCCGTACCACAGACGCCGACGGTGACGACGCCACGACCACAACAGTCCTATGTTGTTGAACCAAAAGTAACGCCACGTCCCTCTCCACCATTGCATGTGCCTGCGTATCCGAACAGCGGCGACACCTGTGTCTGCAACGATAAGACGCACCACTCATCGAAAACCACTCAAAGCACCACAAGCACCCACTCCCACACTAGTAACAACTATCCCCAAAATCCTGCCTCTGTTGActttaacaaacaattttCCGGCTTCAATGGACAAGCGAACTTTGGCAGCATAATCAATGCCATGTCACTCACACAATTGCCCGTGATACCCCAAGCCCCGGGACAGCCGGCCTTCTATCCGCCGGATAAGATACCCAAGGGCGCCGTCATCGCTCTCATGCCGGTGGTGATCCTGCCACAGGAGTACTACTCGAATTGCGATGAGAATTCCATATACACAAGCGAcaagcagcagaacagcatTGTCGATCCCTTCCCGCTGGGCGTGCAGCCAGCGGCCATACCGAATGCCTTCAGCCTGCATTCGGTGTTCACAGGCGGCGCCCCCAAGGATCAGTGCATGTGTCCCTGTTCCTGCACTCAGAATTTGCCCAGCAGATTGCACAAGAAACGCGAGACGAGCGAAAAGGAGGCCACGGAGGCgaaggccgaggccgaggcggaggcggaggtcAAGGCTGCTGCCTCTGAGGAGGCAAAAGTAGAGATTCCAGTCGTTCCTGCTGCCTCTGAAGAGGTTAAGGTGGAGGCTAAGCCCATTCCTGCTGCCACTGAAGAGGCTCAAGAGGTTCTACCAGTACCAGCCGCCTCCGAAGAGATTCAAGTGGAGGTTAAGCCCGCTGCAGCAGCCTCTGAAGAACCCAAAGTAGAGGTAAAACCAGTTGCAGCCGCCTCTGAGGAGGTTAAAGTAGAGATTAAACCAGTGTCAGCCACCGCCGAAGAGCCAAAACCAGCTGCCTCTGAAGAAGCTAAGGTCCTGGCTGATCCACTGCCCGTGGTAAAGGTCAAGGAGACTAGCGACGACAAGATCAAGGTTGAGACTACGAACTAA
- the frm gene encoding basic proline-rich protein isoform X5: MARAVCCMVVACIFLVQCVYSAKFDAENRRLILDINDQKTTNQQYYSSNFDTSNGPTGPPAPPYVHIVGPEGGYGGEGGNGGNGDGGGVGPNGPNGPGGPKGPGGPKGPPGPNGPPGPPGPPGPPGPNGPTRPGPKGPFGPPGPPGPQGPTRPGPYGPPGPPGPTRPGPPGPPGPQRPGPPGPPGPTRPGPPGPDRPGPPGPDRPGPPGPPPPNGNRVPPTDPRHSDKETPGYLPPDQPGKISLPPPPSYSQTIKIEPPPKSPVINFKPNYEQNNDYVQKKPSTSTTTAKPPLTYIPPSIPQPKKPQPPPPSQHHVPVPVPNVPVPVPPFQTTTTIVQPKVPAIIIEKDNKPPVTIGNIDIHTVPQRPHNVVPHTPPAPPTPAVVTRYETTPRTTPRPTVYQPSTPRPFEKVSSPPIQYHTPQVPQQPPPYRQPVPQTPTVTTPRPQQSYVVEPKVTPRPSPPLHVPAYPNSGDTCVCNDKTHHSSKTTQSTTSTHSHTSNNYPQNPASVDFNKQFSGFNGQANFGSIINAMSLTQLPVIPQAPGQPAFYPPDKIPKGAVIALMPVVILPQEYYSNCDENSIYTSDKQQNSIVDPFPLGVQPAAIPNAFSLHSVFTGGAPKDQCMCPCSCTQNLPSRLHKKRETSEKEATEAKAEAEAEAEVKAAASEEAKVEIPVVPAASEEVKVEAKPIPAATEEAQEVLPVPAASEEIQVEVKPAAAASEEPKVEVKPVAAASEEVKVEIKPVSATAEEPKPAASEEAKVLADPLPVVKVKETSDDKIKVETTN; encoded by the exons ATGGCGCGTGCAGTTTGTTGCATg GTCGTCGCTTGCATCTTCTTGGTGCAATGCGTTTACTCTGCCAAATTCGATGCAGAGAATCGTCGTCTTATACTCGATATAAACGATCAAAAGACAACGAATCAACAATATTATTCCTCTAACTTTGACACAA GCAACG GCCCCACCGGTCCGCCAGCACCTCCGTATGTCCACATTGTTGGACCCGAGGGCGGCTACGGCGGCGAGGGCGGCAACGGCGGCAATGGCGACGGCGGCGGTGTAGGACCCAACGGTCCCAACGGCCCTGGAGGACCCAAGGGACCTGGAG GCCCGAAAGGACCACCCGGCCCCAACGGACCACCCGGCCCACCTGGACCACCAG GACCTCCCGGACCCAATGGACCTACTAGACCCGGACCTAAAG GACCCTTTGGACCTCCCGGCCCACCCGGACCTCAGGGGCCAACCAGGCCAGGACCATATGGACCTCCCGGCCCACCCGGCCCCACTCGTCCAGGACCACCAGGGCCACCGG GACCCCAACGCCCAGGACCTCCCGGCCCACCCGGACCCACTCGCCCTGGCCCACCCGGACCCGACCGCCCGGGACCACCCGGACCCGACCGCCCAGGACCACCGgggccaccaccaccaaacGGCAACCGTGTACCGCCCACCGATCCCAGGCATTCGGACAAGGAGACACCCGGATACCTGCCGCCAGATCAACCGGGTAAAATCTCGCTACCACCCCCACCATCCTACTCACAGACCATTAAGATCGAACCACCTCCGAAGTCACCCGTAATCAATTTCAAGCCCAATTACGAACAGAATAATGATTATGTGCAAAAGAAACCATCCACAAGCACAACCACAGCAAAGCCACCACTAACCTATATTCCTCCTTCTATCCCACAACCAAAAAAACctcaaccaccaccaccttcCCAACACCATGTTCCCGTTCCTGTTCCCAACGTTCCTGTTCCCGTTCCGCCATTCCAAACGACAACAACGATTGTACAGCCAAAGGTCCCGGCTATCATTATTGAGAAGGATAATAAGCCACCAGTAACAATCGGTAATATTGATATCCATACAGTACCACAGAGACCGCACAACGTTGTACCGCACACACCACCCGCACCGCCCACTCCAGCAGTGGTGACACGATACGAAACGACTCCACGAACGACTCCCAGACCCACTGTCTACCAGCCATCCACGCCCAGACCCTTCGAAAAGGTCTCCAGTCCACCCATACAATACCATACGCCACAGGTGCCCCAACAGCCACCGCCGTACAGACAACCCGTACCACAGACGCCGACGGTGACGACGCCACGACCACAACAGTCCTATGTTGTTGAACCAAAAGTAACGCCACGTCCCTCTCCACCATTGCATGTGCCTGCGTATCCGAACAGCGGCGACACCTGTGTCTGCAACGATAAGACGCACCACTCATCGAAAACCACTCAAAGCACCACAAGCACCCACTCCCACACTAGTAACAACTATCCCCAAAATCCTGCCTCTGTTGActttaacaaacaattttCCGGCTTCAATGGACAAGCGAACTTTGGCAGCATAATCAATGCCATGTCACTCACACAATTGCCCGTGATACCCCAAGCCCCGGGACAGCCGGCCTTCTATCCGCCGGATAAGATACCCAAGGGCGCCGTCATCGCTCTCATGCCGGTGGTGATCCTGCCACAGGAGTACTACTCGAATTGCGATGAGAATTCCATATACACAAGCGAcaagcagcagaacagcatTGTCGATCCCTTCCCGCTGGGCGTGCAGCCAGCGGCCATACCGAATGCCTTCAGCCTGCATTCGGTGTTCACAGGCGGCGCCCCCAAGGATCAGTGCATGTGTCCCTGTTCCTGCACTCAGAATTTGCCCAGCAGATTGCACAAGAAACGCGAGACGAGCGAAAAGGAGGCCACGGAGGCgaaggccgaggccgaggcggaggcggaggtcAAGGCTGCTGCCTCTGAGGAGGCAAAAGTAGAGATTCCAGTCGTTCCTGCTGCCTCTGAAGAGGTTAAGGTGGAGGCTAAGCCCATTCCTGCTGCCACTGAAGAGGCTCAAGAGGTTCTACCAGTACCAGCCGCCTCCGAAGAGATTCAAGTGGAGGTTAAGCCCGCTGCAGCAGCCTCTGAAGAACCCAAAGTAGAGGTAAAACCAGTTGCAGCCGCCTCTGAGGAGGTTAAAGTAGAGATTAAACCAGTGTCAGCCACCGCCGAAGAGCCAAAACCAGCTGCCTCTGAAGAAGCTAAGGTCCTGGCTGATCCACTGCCCGTGGTAAAGGTCAAGGAGACTAGCGACGACAAGATCAAGGTTGAGACTACGAACTAA